Below is a genomic region from Kwoniella pini CBS 10737 chromosome 7, complete sequence.
aaatGAAATACGTTGGAGAAAACTCACATTATAGCATCTGCACCTCTACAATACCTATCCCACATTCCTCTAAATTTCGGTTGTCCCTattattagataaattacattaattcaaaaatccagaaaagaatttttcaatataaCAAAATGGATCCATGATTTAGAATTTATTACTTACAGCTACATCCCATACTTTCATAGTtacatttccttttcttaCTTGTCTTAAATTAAAAGCAACAGTAGGAACTACATCTTCTGACCATTGATTTGAACCAAGAACATTAACCAAACTAAAATTCccaaaagaatcaaaaaagaaaacattagtatttaaatgattttcttttctcaaaAAAGGGATTTTGTCTATTTTGGACaaatttataattattttgtaaaaattgaaagaaaaaacaaattaattcattGTACTAACGATGTTTTACCACTTGCCTATTAGAAAATTAagaaataatgataaaaattgaattagcttttctttttagaaaaaaaagaaatcacttatgattttgtaaaaaaagatataaaCTTACTTGTAATCCTACAATAGTAACTTCTAAATGTTTTGCAAAGAATAAGGATCTAAGCCAATTTAACAAATTTGTAAATATAAATGCCATTTTATGGGAATATTagattgatttaaattcgATGTTAGAGTAAAATGTGCTGTAGTTTTCAATCTGCGTATAATGAGAATATCGATGAACTGTATTGAATCACAGATACTTCCAAGTAAGTCAATATTGGCTATCTTGTATTGCGTTCTAGTACGATTACTATattacaatttcaaaagtaTTGAATCGAATAAATTATCTACTAAATGCTCATATGAGTAGGATGATTACGAATGTTCCTCTTTATCTTTCTAAGTTGATATCCCAAATGCGGTTCAAGCGGAAGTCACCGAGGAACCACCGATTAAAAAACGTCATCGTTCTAATTCATGTAGATCTGCAATCGATAATTATTCTGATTTccattcaaattcaaattcaaattcaataaacATTATGCATGGAAAGTTattcatttcaatcaaatatttaTATATGCAAAATGCAGGAagtaaaaaacaaaagaaagaaaaaaaagtgAAGGAAAGACTCGCCTTACACTTTCACTTTTGTGATTTACGCCGGTAATATACTCTTCTGACCGTATGACGAGTCAAAACACCTGTTcataaaaagaaattaagGTGAACAGGTAAAATACACGAAAATACCGCATAATATAATTACCATTTCCTTGTTTTTAGAAACATGGGAGGTGTTACCTAAACTAGAAATGAGCTTTGAATAGCGCTTCAGAGATGTAAGAAGCTTGTAGTTGTCTTCCACCGAAAAATCTTCCATTTAATCCTTTTATGGCTGATGTAGCTCCTTCAATTTCcccaaattcaatatacACCTCACCCTACATCAAATAACATCAGCAAACTTTCGATTTCCGTGTTGTTGTATGACATCAACTCACAGCTGATAATTTCTCAACTTTGATACGTTTCACTTTACCATATTTTGTTTCTACTTCACCTTTGACATCTTCCGCTAGATCCAAATCCCAGTTTCGTTCGGTTTCCCTGAAACCTCGGTGTCAGCTGGTTCCGACAGCATAGAAATAATAGCTGACTTACTCGTCCGGATTGAACATATTGCTGACAATGATAAACGGAGTAGGGTTCATGAGAGGAGTTTTCGACCTGGGTATCAAAGactcatcagcttgatgTCCCACTAAATAAGAGAGATTGACTTACGGCACAGAAACGGGTTTGGGAGCTGATAAAGCCAAGTTGACAGTGGGTTCGGTCCTAGCAAGTTTGAACATGAGTTGTTGACGTTGATTCGCATCGAGCCTAGTTCCATAATTTCCGTTATCTTCGATTTGTTCAGCAGCTACGTAAGCACGATCTTGGACGGTTTGTACTCGAACTAAGGCCCATATTGTCAGCTATTTTTCCTGCTTCGGTAATGGTCTAGCTCACTTGGTCGACCTGCTAGTTCAAACCCTGCCATAGCATCTAGAGCCATTTGCGCAGCTTTGAGATCCTTGTACTGCACATAACCGGTCCCCTTCTTCATACCAGACTGCGATGTACCGTCAGTCAGGTATTCTCCCAGCTCAGGAAAAAAACTACTCACGAAATCGATATGCAGATCTACAAATTCGATTTCCCCGAAAGGTTCGAACACCTGCTGCAAGTCATCCGCAGAAAGActgaaagaaagattggaGATGTATAACCTGTGGAAGGGGATAGCAGCGTCTCTATGCGCGTCGACATCGAGTCCGGGTGGCAAGGCTAAGCCTGTAGACAACGGAGGGAAGGTGTTACCAAATGTGACTGCTGGTCGAGGTACTCCGTCGGCTCCGACACTACGTGATTTGTCAGCAAGTGCGAGGAACGACAAATATGTAGCAGACTTACACAGATGGAACTGGACCTTCCCTGTTTCGCTCTGACTCGGTCAACATGACATTGATCGGTAAACCCATGACAATGGTTCCGGTGAGCTATAACACGTCAGTATGGGAGGCGACTTGAATTTATAGAATTCACTCACAGCTACAGCCCTGCTAACGAGTTCAACCGCGTCCAATTCGACATAGCCAATACTGCGTAACATAGTCAAATAAGCTGCAACGCCCATTTCCTCCTAGCAGCAATTGAAACTCACCCTTTCGATCTTCTAGTCACTTTATCAGTGACTACCCTGGCATCTCTCACAGCGCCTCTGCCTAATTTATCCTCGAAGAAAGAGCCTAAATCGTGAGAAGTCAACCTTGCTGATAATTGGGAGATGAAAATCGATCTATTCTCCTTTTCTACTTCTTGTAGCAATGCTGTTGCTGGATCTCGTGGTTccctttctctttctcttggaggaacaggtgaagaatatgatggAGATCCTCTTCGAGGTCTTCTCATAGGTGACATgcctctttcttcatcacgTAATTTACGTCTTTCAAGTTCGCGTTCTCTGTCAATCTGATTACAATAGCAAAGCTTTTGTCAGCTAGGTTCTTCTCGATTATTATGTACATATTAGCTCACTTCGGCAAATCTAGCTTCTCTTGCTCTGGCAGCTTCTCGTTTTTCTTCGGCCATTTCCCTATCACGTTTTTCACGTTCAGcttgtttttcttctcttgtcATTTCTCttaaattattcaatctttcatctCCATTACCTTCAGATCTAGGATTCTGTCTATGACTTATAGAAGATCTATGAGATTCTCTTGATCTATCAcgatatcttctttcacGTTCACGTTCATAAtccctttctcttcttcttttatgtcgttcttctctttcttcttcagtttcttcttctcttcttcttcttctttcttttctttcttcttctgtttcttcatctctaCGTCTATGTctctctcttctttcttcttcagcctCTTCTTCACGTCGTCTTCTGtgtctttcttctctttctctccatctttcttgatcttcttcggTTATATCTTCACGATGTCTTCTATGtcgtctttctctttctctccatctttcttgatcattttcaacttgatcttgatcttgaccttcttctcGACGGGAACGTCCGGAATGATTTCGATGAGACCTATCACGATTTGCGTCAcgatcatcttcttcgtcttcacGACGACGTTTCTCACGGGAACTAAAATGTAGATTGTTAATTAGCATGAAATGTAAAAAGGacaaatggaaaaattGGAAACTCACCTAACTAATTCTGGTGTTTTATCTCTCCCATTCACATGAGCAGATGCATGAGGCGGAGTATCAGACATTGTGTctattttaaataatttattggTGAATGATGTAAaaagaatgataaataaGTGGAATACTAAGAAATAGTTATTGCTTGATGCTTTGACAATACGAGTTAAGTGTAATAAGGGGTTGAAAGGAAATATAATCCCAACCCAGGGGAATATTTATAAAATGAGTTTTACGTATTTTATCCCATTATATCCCATCTTTCATCCTTCTCACTTGTCGGTCATATCGTATTTTGACTTTTCGATGTGATTTTAGTCAAATATAAGCATTATCAGACAACAAAAAGAGGAACATTTCCAAAAATCTAAGAAACATTCAACATACTCTTCGCTCACTAACGACGAGAATAGTCAAAATGCCATTATATGAACTTTTTTGTATAGCTGTACATAATCCAGCTTCTTCGGTATGTTTAAAAGGCTTTCACTAAAACCCCAAAAAGAATCACAATATTACGAATCGACAAATCATAGGCTGACTTATGCGTCatattgttgatattaGGTCAACTTACGATCAGttataaattcattatcaaatcaaatacattCTACAGGAGGTGTAGTAAGagatttaaagaaattaggtATAAATTTAACTTTACCTCAAAGGATGAGACGTATGAGACAATATCATGAAAGAGGAGAGTGAGTTAAAGttcaatatcaacttcaCAATAGGGCATAAACTCTGGTCATtagctgatgatttgattattcaGTCACTTTACAATGACTTTTGATACTTCACCTATAGTTTTAAAAAGATTAGATGAAACTTTACGAAGAGATCCTTCTATAATTCGTTGGACATTGTTGAAACGTGCTTCGAAAGTGTACGTATAACTATTCAGTCTTTATTGCCTTTGCCTGTTGATTATCGACTGATTTTTGTGATATTTTAATAACAGGAAAGATCTTCATAAACCTTTGAACCCGTCTATTGAATTTGCCGAAATTGAATCGcttaaagataaattatgAGGTGAATCATAGTGAAGAAGTGGTCTTTCGTCATGAGGATTTGGATTTTAAGGACTTGAAATGACAACAAAGGTTGACCTTGGTGATCTTCATGCTCAATGTTTGTCTAGCAAAGCGGATTCTTATAAATTCATGACGCGGAAAGGGGAGTTAAGAGCATTAAGTCATTTTGTAATATAACATTGTATAACCTGCATGAATACCCATATTACCCTTTTCTCTGTGTACACCACTGTCTAGACACTATAGCCTTTCATAATAATCAGATGAGACGATTCAACCCTCATCGTGGAAATTAGCCAAACCGAATGTGAATTTAATCAGTCAAAAGCCAATCCATGCCGGCTAAATCAGAAATCTCGTTAACCTCCACTTTAACGACAACTACAATACATCAACATATCATGTTCCATCATTCACGGATTACATCTTCCTCGCCAGtctattgatgataattcaagattCGCTCATATACTTAACGCCCCATACTCACTTGCTCTAGACTGGATATTTTGTCAGATTGTCAGATTATCGTTAAGAGATACAAATCGCCCAACTTGAACATGTCTCAATCACTCAATTCTACTTTATCATCCCTTACACGTCGTTTGAACGATTTAGATTCATTCCAATTACCTCGTTTAAAATCATGTTTAGGACCTTTAGATCTTCATAAAGAATTAGTAGAAGAGATGagaaatgatttagaattaatACGTTATAATATAGACGTGAATCAATAACCCTGTAATAAGATTTGATCTCGTTGAGGTAATTCGCTGatcaaaaaaattgaatttacaGGTAGCTAAAGAAATCACATATTCAATAACTTCTTTTACAGATAAAGAACAAATCGTAAATAGAATaagagaattagaagaacaATATATATCGTAAGTAGCTTACCCATTTCTATTtcaataaataaatatatatatatatatatatatatatatatacattgCCTGACTATACgttgatttaaaattattataacaaagattaaaaaatcaatttcgtGAAATTATGCTTGaatctaaaaaaaatatactttcaagaaaatcaagaatacATGAATTATCTGAAAAGagtaaaaataaatatgaattaaatcaaagtaaaataaaaggtgattttttaaatgatgatgatgatgatgataaagaaaaagctaaaaGTGCTATAGAATTTGGAATGGGGTAagtaaatttataaattaatattaatctcatttcaaatttattgatttttttttggaataTGGGGGGGTTTATATAgtggagatgatgaacttCAAACAAAGACAAATGAAGTTACAATAGCATTAAAAAGAACAACAGAATTAATgcaaattgaattagaaaaatcagttttatcaattcaaacaTTGGGTAAgtgattttttttcaaaagttactaaataaataaaatcatttttcttttataaattattaatc
It encodes:
- a CDS encoding mitochondrial 37S ribosomal protein bS6m, giving the protein MPLYELFCIAVHNPASSVNLRSVINSLSNQIHSTGGVVRDLKKLGINLTLPQRMRRMRQYHERGDHFTMTFDTSPIVLKRLDETLRRDPSIIRWTLLKRASKVKDLHKPLNPSIEFAEIESLKDKL